One genomic window of Streptomonospora nanhaiensis includes the following:
- a CDS encoding epoxide hydrolase family protein: MSAATIRPFRVDIPQAALDDVADRLRRALWPNEVPGSGDRYGMPAGRVRDLAAHWLDAFDWRALEDRLNAYPQFTTEIEGQTIHFLHVRSERPDAVPLILTHGWPGSVLEYLDVIAPLTAPESPDDPAFHLVIPSLPGFGFSGPTSEPGWGTHRTARAWVELMRRLGYETYGAVGNDGGSMVSPEVGRLAPGNVAGVHVTQLYAFPSGDPAEMADLSEADQAALKVLQWFYENKFAFNVLHSQQPQTLAFALADSPVGLLAWQAQLFDDTLDPDFVVANVALYWLTGTSGSAMRFYFEDAHSEDKPTGPTTVPTALAMFEGDFVSIRRFAERDHANIVRWNSYPGGGHYAAHAVPDVLAGDIRAFFAALARG; the protein is encoded by the coding sequence ATGAGCGCCGCCACCATCCGCCCCTTCCGCGTCGACATCCCCCAGGCCGCCCTGGACGACGTGGCCGACCGCCTGCGCCGGGCGCTGTGGCCCAACGAGGTCCCCGGCTCCGGCGACCGCTACGGGATGCCCGCGGGCCGGGTCCGCGACCTGGCCGCCCACTGGCTCGACGCCTTCGACTGGCGCGCACTGGAGGACCGGCTCAACGCCTACCCGCAGTTCACGACCGAGATCGAGGGCCAGACCATCCACTTCCTGCACGTCCGCTCCGAGCGGCCCGACGCCGTGCCGCTGATCCTGACCCACGGCTGGCCCGGCTCGGTCCTGGAGTACCTGGACGTCATCGCCCCGCTGACCGCGCCCGAGTCCCCCGACGACCCGGCGTTCCACCTGGTCATCCCCTCGCTGCCCGGCTTCGGGTTCTCCGGCCCCACCAGCGAGCCCGGGTGGGGCACCCACCGCACCGCCCGCGCCTGGGTGGAGCTGATGCGCCGCCTGGGCTACGAGACCTACGGCGCCGTGGGCAACGACGGCGGTTCCATGGTCTCGCCCGAGGTCGGCCGGCTGGCGCCCGGCAACGTGGCGGGGGTCCACGTCACCCAGCTCTACGCGTTCCCCTCGGGCGACCCGGCCGAGATGGCCGACCTCAGCGAGGCCGACCAGGCCGCGCTCAAGGTGCTCCAGTGGTTCTACGAGAACAAGTTCGCGTTCAACGTGCTGCACAGCCAGCAGCCGCAGACGCTCGCGTTCGCGCTGGCCGACTCCCCCGTGGGGCTGCTCGCCTGGCAGGCCCAGCTCTTCGACGACACCCTCGACCCCGACTTCGTCGTGGCCAACGTGGCGCTGTACTGGCTGACCGGGACTTCGGGCTCGGCCATGCGGTTCTACTTCGAGGACGCCCACAGCGAGGACAAGCCGACCGGGCCCACCACCGTCCCCACGGCCCTGGCGATGTTCGAGGGCGACTTCGTCTCGATCCGCCGGTTCGCCGAGCGCGACCACGCCAACATCGTGCGGTGGAACTCCTACCCCGGGGGCGGCCACTACGCCGCCCACGCGGTACCCGACGTGCTCGCCGGCGACATCCGCGCGTTCTTCGCGGCGCTTGCGCGCGGCTGA
- a CDS encoding Bcr/CflA family efflux MFS transporter — protein sequence MEPSGWQKLRVILVLGALVALGPLTIDLYLPALPAIGEDLGASSSAVQLTLTGTLLGLGLGQLVVGPLSDSVGRRLPLIAGTVLHIASSLLIMLAPNVAVLGALRVVQGAGAAAAMVVAMAVVRDLFSGRSAATVLSRLMLVMGAAPILAPSLGSAVLLAGSWRAVFAALAVLGVLLLAVAVLALRETLPPERRRAGEIRPVLRTYGALLTDREFLVMALVAALGMSALFAYVSGSAFVLQEQYGLNQQEFGIAFGVGAVAIIGASQFNVVLLNRFTARQIVLYALVAATAFGAVLTAFAYSGVGGMAGFIVPLWFVLAAVGFVLPNAPALALSRHGEAAGTAAALLGAAQFGLGAFIAPVVGVLGNDGPAMAVAMTGGSAVALAALGATLLGERRRRRAAEAAA from the coding sequence GTGGAGCCGAGCGGCTGGCAGAAGCTGCGCGTCATCCTCGTTCTCGGCGCCCTGGTGGCCCTCGGGCCGCTCACCATCGACCTCTACCTTCCGGCGCTGCCGGCCATCGGCGAGGACCTCGGTGCCTCCTCCTCGGCCGTGCAGCTCACCCTCACCGGCACCCTGCTCGGGCTCGGGCTGGGCCAGCTGGTCGTCGGCCCGCTGTCGGACAGCGTGGGGCGCCGCCTCCCGCTGATCGCCGGGACCGTGCTGCACATCGCGTCGTCCCTGCTGATCATGCTCGCCCCCAACGTCGCGGTGCTGGGCGCGCTGCGCGTCGTGCAGGGCGCGGGTGCCGCCGCGGCGATGGTCGTGGCCATGGCCGTGGTCCGCGACCTGTTCTCCGGCCGCTCGGCCGCCACCGTGCTCTCGCGGCTGATGCTGGTCATGGGCGCCGCCCCGATCCTGGCGCCGTCCCTGGGCAGCGCGGTCCTGCTCGCGGGGTCCTGGCGCGCCGTCTTCGCGGCGCTGGCCGTGCTGGGGGTGCTGCTGCTCGCCGTGGCGGTCCTGGCCCTGCGCGAGACCCTGCCGCCCGAGCGGCGGCGCGCCGGCGAGATCCGGCCGGTGCTGCGCACCTACGGCGCGCTGCTCACCGACCGCGAGTTCCTGGTGATGGCGCTGGTGGCCGCGCTGGGGATGTCGGCGCTGTTCGCCTACGTCTCGGGTTCGGCGTTCGTGCTGCAGGAGCAGTACGGGCTCAACCAGCAGGAGTTCGGCATCGCCTTCGGCGTCGGCGCGGTCGCCATCATCGGCGCCTCGCAGTTCAACGTCGTGCTGCTCAACCGCTTCACCGCCCGCCAGATCGTGCTCTACGCGCTGGTCGCGGCCACGGCGTTCGGCGCGGTGCTGACCGCGTTCGCCTACAGCGGGGTCGGCGGCATGGCCGGGTTCATCGTCCCGCTGTGGTTCGTGCTGGCCGCGGTGGGGTTCGTGCTGCCCAACGCGCCCGCGCTGGCGCTGTCGCGCCACGGCGAGGCGGCGGGCACGGCGGCGGCCCTGCTGGGCGCCGCGCAGTTCGGGCTCGGCGCGTTCATCGCCCCGGTGGTGGGGGTGCTGGGCAACGACGGACCCGCCATGGCCGTGGCCATGACCGGGGGTTCGGCGGTGGCCCTCGCCGCGCTCGGCGCCACCCTCCTGGGGGAGCGCCGCCGGCGCCGCGCGGCCGAGGCCGCCGCCTAG
- a CDS encoding erythromycin esterase family protein, with translation MDGDEDAMGGDTAIRDAFTPLEDTRSLDPLLERVGGARFVLLGESSHGTSEFYRWRAAITARLVREKGFSLIAVEGDWPDCLDVHRHLTDDPRTPEDPADALAGFARWPRWMWANREVADLLAVLRGHNAGRPPADRVGFFGLDVYSLWESLRAILDYLRAHHPDQVDAALEAYRCFEPYTGDERAYARSTALVPPGCAEEVASLLAGTKRRAAADDTGAGISGGGGLTRLAAVQNAEVVANAEGYYRAMVGGGPQAWNIRDRHMAATLDRLIEHGGPGAKVVVWAHNTHIGDARATDMAAAGMVNLGQLVRERHAADGVVAVGFGTHSGTVVAGRRWGGDPEVMEVPPARAGSLEDRLHRALPSGASLAVFPEKAVGESRGEVAGDAAAEGRGDAAGQGAGKAAGAAPGEAAAWGSGWLGETLDHRAIGVVYHPEREARGNYVPTVAGQRYDAFVHVDRTTALHPLHGTEPPAPREPETYPSGV, from the coding sequence ATGGACGGCGACGAGGATGCCATGGGCGGTGACACCGCGATCCGCGACGCCTTCACGCCGCTGGAGGACACCCGCTCGCTGGACCCGCTCCTGGAGCGGGTGGGCGGCGCCCGGTTCGTGCTGCTGGGGGAGTCCTCCCACGGCACCTCGGAGTTCTACCGGTGGCGCGCCGCCATCACCGCGCGGCTGGTGCGGGAGAAGGGGTTCTCCCTGATCGCGGTCGAGGGCGACTGGCCCGACTGCCTGGACGTCCACCGCCACCTCACCGACGACCCCCGCACCCCCGAGGACCCCGCCGACGCGCTGGCCGGGTTCGCCCGCTGGCCGCGATGGATGTGGGCCAACCGGGAGGTCGCCGACCTGCTCGCGGTCCTGCGCGGGCACAACGCCGGTCGCCCGCCGGCCGACCGCGTCGGGTTCTTCGGCCTGGACGTGTACTCGCTGTGGGAGTCCCTGCGCGCGATCCTGGACTACCTGCGCGCCCACCACCCCGACCAGGTCGACGCCGCACTGGAGGCCTACCGCTGCTTCGAGCCCTACACCGGCGACGAGCGCGCCTATGCCCGCTCCACCGCGCTGGTGCCGCCGGGCTGCGCCGAGGAGGTCGCCTCGCTGCTGGCCGGCACTAAGCGGCGGGCCGCCGCCGACGACACCGGCGCGGGTATCTCCGGCGGCGGCGGTCTCACCCGCCTGGCCGCCGTGCAGAACGCCGAGGTGGTGGCCAACGCGGAGGGCTACTACCGGGCGATGGTGGGCGGCGGGCCGCAGGCGTGGAACATCCGCGACCGCCACATGGCCGCCACGCTGGACCGGCTGATCGAGCACGGCGGGCCCGGCGCCAAGGTCGTGGTGTGGGCGCACAACACCCACATCGGCGACGCGCGCGCCACCGACATGGCGGCGGCGGGCATGGTCAACCTGGGCCAGCTCGTGCGCGAGCGCCACGCGGCCGACGGCGTGGTGGCGGTGGGGTTCGGCACCCACAGCGGAACCGTGGTGGCCGGGCGCCGCTGGGGCGGCGACCCCGAGGTGATGGAGGTGCCGCCCGCCCGCGCGGGCAGCCTGGAGGACCGGCTCCACCGCGCGCTGCCCAGCGGGGCGTCGCTCGCGGTCTTCCCCGAGAAGGCGGTGGGGGAGTCCCGCGGCGAGGTGGCGGGGGATGCGGCTGCGGAGGGCCGCGGGGACGCGGCCGGGCAGGGAGCCGGGAAGGCGGCTGGGGCGGCGCCCGGGGAGGCGGCGGCCTGGGGCTCCGGTTGGCTCGGCGAGACGCTGGACCACCGGGCGATCGGCGTCGTCTACCACCCCGAGCGCGAGGCGCGGGGCAACTACGTCCCCACGGTGGCCGGGCAGCGCTACGACGCGTTCGTCCACGTCGACCGCACCACCGCGCTCCATCCCCTGCACGGCACCGAGCCGCCCGCGCCCCGCGAGCCGGAGACCTACCCCAGCGGGGTCTGA
- a CDS encoding Rieske (2Fe-2S) protein, with the protein MGIVKTMHRIEAAEELDPVVGRLKPLVDRIPPGRLRDLLHGVPLGHPAHPILVQVPIGAWTSAVVLDLFPGTERAARLLVGVGLAAAVPASVAGAVDWSEQHERHQRTGVVHAMANGAGAVLFAASALARARGRTGLGKALAVAGMGAVGAGGMLGGHIAYHLAGGANHADYAVDRLPEDWQEIGQAADFEENTPVHARLGDVGLVVVRSGERVHVLADTCTHLGGPLSEGETDGTCLTCPWHGSTFRLTDGAVVGGPATAAQPVLETEVRDGVVRVRRG; encoded by the coding sequence ATGGGAATCGTCAAGACCATGCACCGCATCGAGGCCGCCGAGGAACTGGACCCCGTGGTCGGGCGACTCAAGCCCCTCGTCGACCGCATCCCGCCCGGACGGCTGCGCGACCTGCTGCACGGCGTGCCGCTGGGGCACCCGGCCCACCCGATCCTGGTCCAGGTACCCATCGGCGCCTGGACCTCGGCGGTCGTGCTGGACCTGTTCCCCGGTACCGAGCGCGCCGCGCGGCTGCTGGTGGGGGTGGGCCTGGCGGCGGCGGTCCCGGCGTCGGTGGCCGGCGCCGTGGACTGGTCGGAGCAGCACGAGCGGCACCAGCGGACCGGCGTCGTGCACGCCATGGCCAACGGGGCCGGTGCGGTCCTGTTCGCCGCCTCGGCGCTGGCCCGGGCGCGCGGGCGCACCGGGCTGGGCAAGGCCCTGGCCGTGGCCGGGATGGGCGCGGTGGGCGCGGGCGGCATGCTGGGCGGCCACATCGCCTACCACCTGGCGGGCGGCGCCAACCACGCCGACTACGCGGTGGACCGGCTGCCCGAGGACTGGCAGGAGATCGGGCAGGCGGCCGACTTCGAGGAGAACACGCCCGTGCACGCCCGCCTCGGCGACGTCGGCCTGGTCGTGGTGCGCAGCGGTGAGCGGGTGCATGTCCTGGCCGACACCTGCACGCACCTGGGCGGCCCCCTGTCGGAGGGGGAGACCGACGGCACGTGCCTCACCTGCCCCTGGCACGGCAGCACGTTCCGCCTGACCGACGGCGCGGTCGTGGGAGGTCCGGCGACGGCGGCGCAGCCGGTGCTGGAGACCGAGGTGCGCGACGGCGTGGTGCGCGTGCGGCGAGGGTGA
- a CDS encoding DUF2795 domain-containing protein, which yields MAQPTFIEVQKALSGVGYPSSRDDLVQHARQNKAGDEVVDALRNLPRQNYGGPDEVSRDIADVSGESTG from the coding sequence ATGGCACAGCCGACGTTCATCGAGGTGCAGAAGGCGCTGTCCGGCGTGGGGTACCCGTCCTCGCGCGACGACCTCGTCCAGCACGCGCGGCAGAACAAGGCCGGTGACGAGGTCGTGGACGCGCTGCGCAACCTGCCCCGGCAGAACTACGGCGGCCCGGACGAGGTCAGCCGCGACATCGCCGACGTCAGCGGGGAGTCCACCGGCTGA